TCTAAATTTTTGACGATTAAATTGTCTATTTAAATCTGTATTTATAGTAAAACTAGCAGGTAATACATTAAAGTTTAATTCTTTTAAAAATTTCCAATACTTACCAGTAAATAACGAATCGTTTTTCTTGAAAGGTTCAATTAACTTAGGTTCAAAATTATAAGCGTAATTTACACCTGCTCTAACCTGTTTGTCAACAGATCTTTCAATCTCAAAGTCACGATGCTCCATTTTGTTATAAGAATAATTTAGAGTTAAGTTTTCTACATCATAAAAACTTGGTTTAGCCTCTCCTGTTCTATTCTTTTTAACACCAATAAAGTTTATACTTTTACGCTTTGTGTATGTTTCCGATTGTTCTAAAATCAAATCTCTTTCTGCATCATCAACAGCAGCATCCAAACGTGTGTCTAACTCAATATCTTCGTATTGTTGATCATACTTTGGTGTAATAACTTCCACTCCTTGACCGTAATTAAACGGAATTTGAATTCCCCATTTTTTAGGCAGTAATTGACCAACATTTACATTAGTTACTACATCATATTGTTTACTATCTTCAAGACTACGCTCATTTGGTCCTTGGTTTACATTTCCAAATCCAGCAGTACTCATTCTACCAGTTGCACTTACACTGGCAAAATCTGCTAATTGCGTATCAACCGTAACAATTGCTGCCCAACCACCTTCGTTTTCTAGTTCTGACAAACGCAATTCGTTAAACCAAATCTCTCCACATTGTAAGTTATTTGTACCATTTTTGACACCAACCATTAATGTTCTAACATCTCCAAAATTAGGATTTCCTTTTATAGCAACACGTTGTTGTCCTAAAACATAACCTCCATATTGATCTATAACTGGGACTAAATCTCCACCAACTACATCATAAAAATTTGCAGTACCATCCGTTAATGTTTGGTTGCTTATCCCTAAAGACTTTATACGTTGTAAAATTTCTAATTCTATATTAATTTCATTCTCTTCTGGCCAATACGCTTCGGCAGATCCACCTCCATTATACACTTTTAATGGTACTTCTATTTGATAGTAATTTTCTGTAAGGTCATTACCCATTCTAATAAAACCTACTAAATCAGAATCTGTAAGTCCAGGTGTTTCTCCATCTCTAGCATGCATAAACATTCTCAGTTTTTTGTACTGACGCATATCTACACTAATATTTTTAAATACTGCTCTGGAGTCTTTAGCTTTAAGATCACAAACATCTACGACAAGTGCTTGTTCATTTTGTCTAACAATAGTGTTGTTATTGTTAAGCTGCTCTGGCACTACACTTGGTGGCGAAACATAACTTCCGTCATTTTCTTGCGTACTTACAGCACCAACAGTAAAGGCTGTATCATCAAAATCTAAAGGTGTTGCACCACCATCTAATGACAATTGAAAACGTCTCCAATCACTACGAACCAGCTCTAATGTTCCAAATCTTAATGTTGTTTGTTGCTGAAAATCGTTAAGGTACATTCTAGAAAATCTTATAGAACGTAAATCCGTAATACCATTTACAACAAACTCGTCATCTGTACGAATAGGAATTCTAAACTGATACCATCTAGGATATTCAGTCTCTCCATTAGGTAATACTCTTGGATTGTTAGTATCTGTTACGTTTTTTGTATCAACAATATACTCGTTATTAATATTTAAAGATGCTGGAGTTATATCAATTTGATACTCAAAATAACTATCAATAGTATTCATGGTATTATCCCTATTGACATCTTCTACATCTGGTTGCGTTGTTGACCCTCTATTGGTATCACTAAATGCATCTGGAGAGTTACCATCTACACCATTATATAATTTGTATCTGTTAAATACATCACCTTCTGCATTTAAATAATAGTCATAATTATCTTTTGCAGGATCTGCTAGTCCAGAAAAACCTGAGGGAAACTTAGCAGCTTCCTCAACATCATCATATCCATCAAATCCAACATCTTGATTGGTTCTTTCTTGACCTGTTGTATCAAACGCATAAATTAAGGCTTGATTTTGTGGCACTACAGATTGAAACACCGTTTCTGGTAGCAAACTAATATTTCCATCTTGAGGTAAACCGTTTTCATATTGTTTACGTCCATCCTTAAGCACATCTTCTGATATATTACCTAAGTTGATAAATAATTTTCCACCTGGATTTCCTGGGTTTTCCTGAAATGGATCCTGTAACCAAAACTCGATATATTCAACATTTGCTTGTTCAAAATCCGTAGATGTAATCTGTCTTGTTATTCCAGCCCAACTACTTTCCGGGTTTGGTATTACACCACTTTCTGTACCTGGCTCAAAGTTATATGGACCTCGTTCTTGAGGATAATATGTTAAATCTAAAGTATTTAAAACTGATGTTTGACCTTGAGCAATATCCTGTTGTGGAAACAACTCGTTAACAAAAACACGACTAGTATATAATCCTGACATATCATCATCTGATATTCCTGATGGTCTTTGGCTACCATAAAATATAGGATCAATAGTATACCAGTTAAGCATGGCTCTACCATAACCGTTTTCTATTCCGTTATTATCTAACGCTGTAGAATTATTTACATTAAGTGGTCTACTTGATAAGCTCCAAGATTGTGCAGATTTAAGGTCTATTCCGTTTTGTGTACCTTCAAAATCATCGATATAAGCAGTCGCTTCTCCATTAAAATCTGTTCCTTTTGGCGCACCTGGCAATAAGTATGCAAAATCACCTCTAACTGAAATATTAGATGGTGCATCGGTATCAATATTAGGTAATTTATTAACTAACCTAGATAAAAACGGTACTTCCGAAGAATAATTAGCATTAAAACCAAAAATGGTATTATTTATAGGCTCATTAGCATAATTAGCTTTTTGAGTAATTGGACGCTCATTTAAATTAATATATGTACCTCCAATTACAAAATTGTCATTAAACTTATGTTCTACATTTAATCCTGTATAACGTTTAGTTTGCTGTCCAAAAATCGAATTATTTTCGGTTGATACTTCAATTGGGATGTTGGATGCTTTTAAACCTTCATCAATAATATAAACACGTCCTAATTGGTAATTAACTGTATAATCTTGTCCTTCTACTAAAACACGTCCTCCAGCTGATACACGAACGGATCCTCTTGGTACATTAAATCCTCCAATTGGGATTCCGTCTCCACCTGAAGATTTATAACGTCCTTTAATTTGGAATTTATTTTTTTGACTCTCGTCTAATGCTGCTGTTTTGGTTGCTTTATAAAGTAAATCATAGACATACTTTTCTTGATTGGCATTGGTATATATATCTGCTTCATAATCCGACGCGTTATTACCTGTATTACCGTCGTTATCTAAAACATCAAATAAATAACGTCCAAAAGGTTCTACTTTAGTAAATACAATTTTACCATTTTGCGGAATTACAGTAATGCCTGAAACAAAGTCAAAAAAACCGTCTCCATTAGTTTGTGGATCGTTATTGTAATTTAATCTATCAAAATTAAATAAGCGTAATAATGTGGTTTGATCTATAGGTTCGCCTTCAAAATCAGTTCCGAAAGGCGTACCTTCTACAGCAGTAATATAGTTTACAGGAGCAGATTCGTTATAAAAAATATTTAATTTAAAATCTTCTTGGGTTAATTGAAAAGCGTCTGTATCGTAAACGTTTTTCATCATTAAGTCCCAAATAGGTTGACTTGTACTTGTAATTGCACTTTTAAGAAGCTTAAGAATTAAACCTTGAGGGATTCCATTTAAAAGAACTACATTGTCATCAATTCCATCTGCATTTATATCTTCTCCTCCTGTTTGATCTACATCAGCATTGTTAGTAATACCGTCACTATCTGTATCATCACCATTATCAAACGTACCATCACCATCTACATCTACATCAGCAATATTTGGTATCCCATCATTATCATAATCTAAGGTCGTTCCTGTTGAGTTAACACCATCATTAGCAAACTCTCCTACTTGGTATACTTGACCACCAACTGTATATTGATAGGCTACTGCTAAAACCTCGTCATTATTTAAACGCTGATTTAAGGATATGTAACCTAATTGAGTATTAAGTGTGTATTCTTGACCTTCTAATAGTTTTCTACCATTCTCTTGCTTTACAAAATCAAAACCTTCATTAAACCCTGAAATTGAAATACCAGATTGAGCTGTAGCATTATCTCTGACTTGCTCTGCTAATTGCGAACCAGCATTACCAATATTTGTTGGGTCTAATCCATTGTTTCCGTTATCCGGAAATGCATTAGGTCCTCCTGTAACTGAAACGCCTGGATTACCAATGATACTAGTTTCTCCTAAATCTTGGAAAGCGACAAAGTTTCTAACATTTTCAGTACGATTACTTCTGTTAGTTATCCAAACCTCTATTCTTGTTATTTGAATATTATTATTAATAAAAGGGTAATTAGATAGTGCTTGATCGTAGTTATTACGGAAGTATTGTCCTAAGAAAAAGTGACGATTCTCATCATAATCTCTAATAAAAAACTCAAACTCGTCTAATGTTCCACCACCTTGAGCAGTTACTGACCTAGCGTCAGAACGCTGATCAGAGAATACTCCTGTAATTGTTGTTTTACCAAATTTTAATTGTGTTTTTACACCAAATAGACTTTGTGCTCCAGAAATTAAAGAGCTATTAATTGGCATACTAACGTTACCAACTTCAATTTTTTGAATGATATCATCTTCGGTTGGTGTGTATTCTAACTTAATTAAATTTTGAAAATCAAAAGTAGATTGTGTATCGTAATTAGTTGTTACTTGTAATCTTGATCCTACTTTACCAATCATACTTAGACTGATACGTTGGTCAAAATCGAATGAAAAATTACGTCTGTTTCTAGGAGAAAACGATGGATTATCCTGTTTAGTAAATAGGACACCTAAATCCATTTCAACAGTACCTTGTGGTATTATGGATATTGGTCCTTCACCAAAAATACTTTCAAAAAAACTAGAGTTGACATAAAACTCTGGTATTAAGTTTTTCTGAGCTTCTTTTACATCTCCTTTTTTACCGTCGTAAGCATCAATCTTATCCTTATAATACGATTTTAAATTCTGGCTTGATACTAATTCTAAATACTCATCTGGTGTTAAAATTACTGGATAATTAATATTAAACTCTCCAACTGTCTCAGTATATATGTATCTATCCGTTACAGGATCATAGGTGTATTTAGATTGTATACTTGATGGATTTTGCATTTGGATATTCCCTAAACTAAAACCTGTTTTGGTACTATCTTGTTCTACTTCATTTTCTTCTTGAGCAAAAGAAAATACCGAGACTAACAATGCAAAAGCAGTTAGTAAAAAATGTTTAAGGGATTTATAAAAGCTAAGTTGACTTGTATTCAAAATAAATTATAAATTTTTTAGGGCTAGTTTGATAATTGTTTCTACGTTAGCTTCTGGTTGGTCTTTGACAATTTTATCCAGTACTTTTTCTGCTTGTTTTTTAGCAAAACCTAATACTTCTAAAGCAGATAACGCTTCATCTTTGTTAGTATTGCTTTGACTTACAGAAACTTCGTCTATATCGTAAATTTTTAAGATTTTATCTTTTAAATCTATTATTACTCTTTGTGCTGTTTTTATCCCTATTCCTTTAATAGACTGAATTAAAGCAACATCATCCACAGCAATACCTTCTCTAATTTGTTTTGGCGTTAAAGATGATAACATGGTTCTTGCTGTATTTGCTCCAATACCACTTACAGAAATTAAAAGTCTAAATAATTCTCTTTCTGATGTTGAAGCAAAACCATATAAAGTATGCGCATCTTCCCTTATTTGAAGATGCGTATACAACTTTAAATTTTCTTGATTAGGAATTTGAGAATAGGTATGCAATGATATATTTAGCATATAACCCACTCCGTTGCAATCGATGACTACATCTGTTGGATTTTTCTCTACTAACTTTCCTTGTATGTGTGTAATCATAAATTTTTGTTAACTCTCCAAATGTAAGAAAATTATCTTTACATTAATTTAGTTCTTGTTTTCTAAGTTTTTTTCCCACTTTTCTTTTTGTTGCGCATCTATTACTGCTATTGCTGTCATGTTTACAATTTCGTCAACACTTGCGTGTAGTTGTAAGATATGGACAGGTTTACGCATTCCCATCATAATTGGTCCAACGGACTCTGCATTATTAAGTTCTTTTAATAACTTATAAGTAATGTTTGCTGACTCTAAATTAGGGAAGATTAAAGTGTTTACTTTTTTACCTGCTAGTTTAGAAAACGGGAAACTATCTGTTAACATTTGACTATTTAAAGCAAAATCTGTTTGTAACTCTCCATCTACTAATAAGTCAGGATGTCTTTTATGTAAATAGGATACTGCCTCTCTAACTTTAGTTGCTGTTTGGTCTTTTGATGATCCAAAGTTAGAATAAGAAGTCATTGCCATAATTGGTTCCATTCCAAACATTTTAACCACTTTAGCAGTCATTTGCGCAATTTTAGTTAAATCTTGAGCTGATGGGTTTATATTTATTGAAGTATCACTTAAAAACATAGGACCACGTTGGGTCATCATAACATTTGTTGTCGCAATTCTTGTAGATCCTGGTGCTAATCCTATTAGCTCCAACATTGGTTTTACAACCGAAGGATAACTACGAGAGTACCCAGAAATTAATGCATCTGCATCACCTTCATTAACCATCATTGCTGCATAGTAGTTACGTTCTCTCATTAACTTTTCAGCTAATAACAACGTTACTCCTTTTCTTCTGCGTTGTTCCCAATATATTTTTGCGTACTTATTTTTTTGTTCAAGTTGCTCGTCAGATTTAGGATCAATAATTAGTACATCTGCATCAAACTCTAGCTCTTCTTTTAAACGTTCAATTTCTTCTTTTCTACCTAATAAAATTGGTATAGCAACACCTTCTTCGTAAACTATTTGGGCTGCTTTTAATACATCTAAAGAATCTGCTTCTGTAAAAACAACACGCTTTGGATCTAGCTTAGATCTGTTTAATAATAATCTTACAATCTTATTATCGTTACCTAATCTATCTAATAATTGCTCTTCATATTTTTTCCAATCTTCAATTGGCTCTTTAGCCACACCACTTTCCATTGCAGCTTTTGCTACAGCTGGTGGTACCGTTGCTATTAATCTTGGATCAAATGGCTTAGGTATAATATACTCTTTACTAAACGTCAGGCGAGTTTCGCCATAAGCAATATTTACTTGTTCTGGTACAGACTCTTTAGCTAAGTCAGCTAATGCTTTTACAGCTGCCATTTTCATGGCTTCGTTAATTTTAGTGGCTCTAACGTCTAAAGCTCCTCTAAAAATAAACGGAAATCCTAGTACATTATTAACCTGATTAGGATGGTCACTTCGTCCTGTAGCCATAATAATATCCTTACGCGTTGCAATTGCCAAATCATAACCAATTTCTGGGTCTGGATTAGCCATAGCAAATACTATAGGGTTTTTAGCCATAACTAATAACATGGCAGGCGTTACAATATCCGAAGTTGATAAACCAACAAATACGTCAGCGTCAATCATTGCTTCATCCAATGTATCAATTTTACGGTGTGTTGCAAATTCGGCTTTTTGTGATGTTAAATTATCTCTGTCATCTCTAATTACACCTTTACTGTCTAACATGACCACGTTTTCACGTTTAGCACCAAATGCTAAATATAAACGCGTACAAGAAATTGCTGCCGCACCTGCACCACTTACTACTATTTTAACGTCCTCTATTTTTTTATCAGAAAGCTCTAAGGCGTTTAATAATGCTGCTGCAGAAATAATTGCAGTACCATGTTGGTCATCATGCATCACAGGAATATCAAGCTCTTCCTTTAAGCGTCTTTCTATTTCAAAAGCTTCAGGCGCTTTAATATCTTCTAGATTAATACCTCCAAAAGTTGGAGCTATCATTTTTACTGTTTGAATAAATTCTTCAACATTTTCAGTATCCACTTCAATATCAAAAACATCAATATCTGCGAAGATTTTAAATAATAAGCCTTTACCTTCCATTACAGGCTTAGAGGCTTCTGGACCAATATTACCCAATCCTAAAACTGCGGTACCATTAGTTATTACTGCTACAAGATTACCTTTAGCTGTATATTTATAAACGTTATTAACGTCTTTTTCTATTTCTAAACAAGGTTCTGCAACACCTGGAGAATAAGCTAAGGCTAAATCCCTTTGGGTTGCATATTTTTTTGTTGGAACTACTTTTATTTTACCTGGAGTTGGCTTTGCATGATATACTAAAGCTTCACGACGTCTACTTTGTTTGCTCATAATTTCACTTTAAGTTTTAGTGAATTACAAATGTAAGTTTTTAAGACGTTTGAACATAAAAAAAATGAGAGAGACTTTGAATAATCTTTGAATAATTTTAAACTAATAATAACACGATTTTGTATTATTATCTTTTATTAGAAGTATTGAAAACAAAGGTTATATAGCGTTACAAAAGCTTAATATTTTATTTTACAAACTCAATATTACGTTTTAAACCCTCAAACTTTGTGCGTTTTACAGCACTTTTTTGAAACACTTTTTTAAACACCTCTTCAGTAATGTCTTCCCAATCTTGTTTTGTCATAGCTAACATATCAGGATGTGGATTAAAAAGTGGCTCGTTATGAGGTTTTGAAAACTTATTCCATGGACAAACATCTTGGCAAACATCGCAACCAAACATCCAATCGTCAAATTTACCTTTCATTGCGGTTGGTAACTGCTCTTTAAGTTCTATAGTAAAATAACTAATACACTTACTACCATCAACAACGTAAGGCTCTGTTATGGCTTGCGTTGGACAAGCATCAATACATGCTGTACAAGTACCACAGTGATCGGAAACAATGGAATCGTATTCCAAATCTAAATCAATAATTAACTCTGCAATAAAATAAAAAGAACCCACTTGTTGGGTTAATAAATTACTATTCTTGCCAATCCAACCTAATCCAGATTTTGCTGCCCATGCTTTATCTAAAACTGGTGCAGAATCTACAAATGCACGTCCGGAAACATCACCTATTTCTTGATGAATAAAATGGGTTAATTCTTTAAGTTTTTCTTTAATTACAAAATGATAGTCCTGTCCATAGGCATATTTAGATAATTTTGGAGCTTTTTTGTCTTCCTGAACTTGAGAAGGATAGTAATTTAACAATAATGATATTACGGATTTAGAATCATCGACAAGTTTGGTTGGATCTAAACGTTTATCAAAATGGTTTTGCATGTAACCCATTTGACCATGCATATTTTTATTCAGCCAGTTTTCTAGTCTTGGTGCTTCTTTTTCTAAAAAACCTGCTTTACTAATACCACAAGATAAAAAGCCTAAGCGTTTAGCTTCGGCTTTGATTTGTGTTGTGTATTTAGATTTGTTATCAAGCATTATTATCTTATATGAAAACTAAGCTGTGCATTTTTAGGTTTTAAAGTAATTAAAGGAGTAATCTTAATATTTTCAAACTCAGGTTGAATTTTAAATTTTTTGACTAAAGCGGTAACAGCTATAATCATTTCAAACATAGCAAAATTGTTTCCAATGCATTTTCTTGGACCTGCTCCAAAAGGAAAATATTGGCTAGAAAACTGTCGTCCACCATCTGCAAAGCGTTCAGGTAAAAAAGATTCTGGATTATCCCATAACTTTGGATGTCTATGGATTTCGTAAACCGAAAACAGCAGATTACTACCTGGTTCAAATTCCATTTCATTAAAAACATCCTTCTCTATATTTACTCTGTCAATAAAATATGCTGGAGGATATAATCTCATGGACTCTTCAAGCACTTGTTGACAAACTTTAGACTGTGATATTCTAGTCATCAAATCAGCTTTATCACCACCAAGCTCAATAAACTCATTATAGATTTTATCTTGCCATTCAGGATGTTTTGCTAATAACTGAAATGTAAAAGTTAAAGCATTGGAAGTGGTTTCATGACCTGCAGTAAAAATTATTAAAATTTCGTCAATTAATTGGTTTTCTGTCATACCTTGACCATCCTCATAGCGAGTTTCCAATAGCATATCAAGTAAATCGTCATAACGTTTACCTGAAGTTGTACGTTGATCAACTATGCGTTTTAGTATAACTCTAGCTTCTTCTGATAAATCTAAATGCTTTTTTAAAGTGCCACCAATTTTAAACCACCATCCTAGATAAGGTTGCCTTAACTCTTTAACTAGCATGCGTTGATTTGCTTCGGTTATATACTGTAACCGCTCCATATCCTTATTGTTGGCTGCTTGAGTGAACAAAGATTTAACTACTGTTTGAAAAGCTACATCATTAAGAATTGGAAAAAGATCTATGGTTTTATTACTTTCAATCTTATTAAATTCTGAAATAATCGTCTGCTGCATACCATCAAGCAAATTTTGCAATTGCTTTTTATGAAAAGCTGGCTGCATCATCTTACGTTGTTTTTTCCATTTTTCGCCTTCAGACGTTAAAAGACCTTCTCCTACATATTTTACTAAATCTTCAGTTTGAATTTTTGATTTTGTATAGTTTTTTTGATTTTTTTGAAGCACATACTGCGCAAAAGCAGCGTCTCTACAAAAGTATATCTTAGTATTAAAACCTACATTAAGTTTAAACACATCACCTAACGCTTGAAAGTTTTTATTATGAAAAGGCAACGGATTTTTAAGAATCTCTAATGAATGCTTAATAAATTTTAATAATGAAACTTCTGGAATCTTTTTCATTTATCTAAATAAGAGATTATTATATATGTCCAAAGTTTTAGTGTTTAACATCAAAGTTTATTAAAACAAACCTCCTTGAATTGGACCTTTAATTTTTCCTAAATGTTTGTAAGCCAACTCTGTGACCTCACGACCTCTTGGTGTACGCATTATAAAACCTTGTTGTATTAAAAAAGGTTCGTAAACCTCCTCAATAGTCTCAGTACTCTCACTAACTGCAGTCGCAATAGTACTAATACCAACTGGTCCTCCCTTAAACTTTTCTATTATAGTAGATAGAATTTTATTATCCATCTCATCCAAACCATAGGCATCAACATTAAGCGCTTCTAAGCTATACTTTGCAATTTTAATATCGATACTTCCATTACCTTTTATTTGAGCAAAATCACGGACTCTACGCAGCAGTGCATTAGCAATTCTAGGTGTACCACGACTACGACCTGCTATCTCAATTGCTGCTTCCATAGATATTGGAACATTTAATATATCTGAACTACGTTGTATGATAGTAGTTAGTAATTCTGTATTATAATATTGTAATCTGCTTTGTATACCAAACCTTGCTCGCATAGGAGCTGTCAATAAACCTGATCTGGTTGTCGCACCAACAAGTGTAAATGGGTTTAGGTTAATTTGAACCGTTCTTGCATTTGGGCCAGACTCAATCATAATATCGATCTTATAGTCTTCCATTGCAGAATATAAATACTCTTCTACAATAGGACTTAAACGATGAATTTCGTCTATAAAAAGGACATCTCTTTCATCTAGATTGGTTAATAAACCTGCTAAGTCTCCTGGCTTATCCAATACAGGACCTGAGGTAACTTTAATACCAACACCTAACTCATTTGCTAATATGTTTGCTAAAGTAGTTTTACCAAGTCCTGGAGGACCATGAAATAATGTGTGATCTAACGCTTCATCACGACCTACAGCTGCTTGAACAAAGATTTGAAGATTTTCTAATACCTGATCTTGACCTGTAAAATCTTCAAAAGATAGAGGTCTTAATTGTTTTTCGACATCAAACTCTTCTGGAGTAAAATTATCGCTAGTTGGGTCAAGGTTATCGTTCATGTTAATGTTCCGCAAAAGCGGTAAACTTATAAATTATATAGCTTAAATAAAGCTAAGGAATAATATAAGCAAATATAAAGAAAAAGCCTTTCTGTTTTTACAGAAAGGCTTTTCAATATGATATTAGATTTAAAATCTAGTGTTGTAATTCTTCTTC
The genomic region above belongs to Olleya sp. Hel_I_94 and contains:
- the ruvA gene encoding Holliday junction branch migration protein RuvA; translated protein: MITHIQGKLVEKNPTDVVIDCNGVGYMLNISLHTYSQIPNQENLKLYTHLQIREDAHTLYGFASTSERELFRLLISVSGIGANTARTMLSSLTPKQIREGIAVDDVALIQSIKGIGIKTAQRVIIDLKDKILKIYDIDEVSVSQSNTNKDEALSALEVLGFAKKQAEKVLDKIVKDQPEANVETIIKLALKNL
- a CDS encoding NADP-dependent malic enzyme, coding for MSKQSRRREALVYHAKPTPGKIKVVPTKKYATQRDLALAYSPGVAEPCLEIEKDVNNVYKYTAKGNLVAVITNGTAVLGLGNIGPEASKPVMEGKGLLFKIFADIDVFDIEVDTENVEEFIQTVKMIAPTFGGINLEDIKAPEAFEIERRLKEELDIPVMHDDQHGTAIISAAALLNALELSDKKIEDVKIVVSGAGAAAISCTRLYLAFGAKRENVVMLDSKGVIRDDRDNLTSQKAEFATHRKIDTLDEAMIDADVFVGLSTSDIVTPAMLLVMAKNPIVFAMANPDPEIGYDLAIATRKDIIMATGRSDHPNQVNNVLGFPFIFRGALDVRATKINEAMKMAAVKALADLAKESVPEQVNIAYGETRLTFSKEYIIPKPFDPRLIATVPPAVAKAAMESGVAKEPIEDWKKYEEQLLDRLGNDNKIVRLLLNRSKLDPKRVVFTEADSLDVLKAAQIVYEEGVAIPILLGRKEEIERLKEELEFDADVLIIDPKSDEQLEQKNKYAKIYWEQRRRKGVTLLLAEKLMRERNYYAAMMVNEGDADALISGYSRSYPSVVKPMLELIGLAPGSTRIATTNVMMTQRGPMFLSDTSININPSAQDLTKIAQMTAKVVKMFGMEPIMAMTSYSNFGSSKDQTATKVREAVSYLHKRHPDLLVDGELQTDFALNSQMLTDSFPFSKLAGKKVNTLIFPNLESANITYKLLKELNNAESVGPIMMGMRKPVHILQLHASVDEIVNMTAIAVIDAQQKEKWEKNLENKN
- the queG gene encoding tRNA epoxyqueuosine(34) reductase QueG gives rise to the protein MLDNKSKYTTQIKAEAKRLGFLSCGISKAGFLEKEAPRLENWLNKNMHGQMGYMQNHFDKRLDPTKLVDDSKSVISLLLNYYPSQVQEDKKAPKLSKYAYGQDYHFVIKEKLKELTHFIHQEIGDVSGRAFVDSAPVLDKAWAAKSGLGWIGKNSNLLTQQVGSFYFIAELIIDLDLEYDSIVSDHCGTCTACIDACPTQAITEPYVVDGSKCISYFTIELKEQLPTAMKGKFDDWMFGCDVCQDVCPWNKFSKPHNEPLFNPHPDMLAMTKQDWEDITEEVFKKVFQKSAVKRTKFEGLKRNIEFVK
- the sprA gene encoding cell surface protein SprA, with protein sequence MNTSQLSFYKSLKHFLLTAFALLVSVFSFAQEENEVEQDSTKTGFSLGNIQMQNPSSIQSKYTYDPVTDRYIYTETVGEFNINYPVILTPDEYLELVSSQNLKSYYKDKIDAYDGKKGDVKEAQKNLIPEFYVNSSFFESIFGEGPISIIPQGTVEMDLGVLFTKQDNPSFSPRNRRNFSFDFDQRISLSMIGKVGSRLQVTTNYDTQSTFDFQNLIKLEYTPTEDDIIQKIEVGNVSMPINSSLISGAQSLFGVKTQLKFGKTTITGVFSDQRSDARSVTAQGGGTLDEFEFFIRDYDENRHFFLGQYFRNNYDQALSNYPFINNNIQITRIEVWITNRSNRTENVRNFVAFQDLGETSIIGNPGVSVTGGPNAFPDNGNNGLDPTNIGNAGSQLAEQVRDNATAQSGISISGFNEGFDFVKQENGRKLLEGQEYTLNTQLGYISLNQRLNNDEVLAVAYQYTVGGQVYQVGEFANDGVNSTGTTLDYDNDGIPNIADVDVDGDGTFDNGDDTDSDGITNNADVDQTGGEDINADGIDDNVVLLNGIPQGLILKLLKSAITSTSQPIWDLMMKNVYDTDAFQLTQEDFKLNIFYNESAPVNYITAVEGTPFGTDFEGEPIDQTTLLRLFNFDRLNYNNDPQTNGDGFFDFVSGITVIPQNGKIVFTKVEPFGRYLFDVLDNDGNTGNNASDYEADIYTNANQEKYVYDLLYKATKTAALDESQKNKFQIKGRYKSSGGDGIPIGGFNVPRGSVRVSAGGRVLVEGQDYTVNYQLGRVYIIDEGLKASNIPIEVSTENNSIFGQQTKRYTGLNVEHKFNDNFVIGGTYINLNERPITQKANYANEPINNTIFGFNANYSSEVPFLSRLVNKLPNIDTDAPSNISVRGDFAYLLPGAPKGTDFNGEATAYIDDFEGTQNGIDLKSAQSWSLSSRPLNVNNSTALDNNGIENGYGRAMLNWYTIDPIFYGSQRPSGISDDDMSGLYTSRVFVNELFPQQDIAQGQTSVLNTLDLTYYPQERGPYNFEPGTESGVIPNPESSWAGITRQITSTDFEQANVEYIEFWLQDPFQENPGNPGGKLFINLGNISEDVLKDGRKQYENGLPQDGNISLLPETVFQSVVPQNQALIYAFDTTGQERTNQDVGFDGYDDVEEAAKFPSGFSGLADPAKDNYDYYLNAEGDVFNRYKLYNGVDGNSPDAFSDTNRGSTTQPDVEDVNRDNTMNTIDSYFEYQIDITPASLNINNEYIVDTKNVTDTNNPRVLPNGETEYPRWYQFRIPIRTDDEFVVNGITDLRSIRFSRMYLNDFQQQTTLRFGTLELVRSDWRRFQLSLDGGATPLDFDDTAFTVGAVSTQENDGSYVSPPSVVPEQLNNNNTIVRQNEQALVVDVCDLKAKDSRAVFKNISVDMRQYKKLRMFMHARDGETPGLTDSDLVGFIRMGNDLTENYYQIEVPLKVYNGGGSAEAYWPEENEINIELEILQRIKSLGISNQTLTDGTANFYDVVGGDLVPVIDQYGGYVLGQQRVAIKGNPNFGDVRTLMVGVKNGTNNLQCGEIWFNELRLSELENEGGWAAIVTVDTQLADFASVSATGRMSTAGFGNVNQGPNERSLEDSKQYDVVTNVNVGQLLPKKWGIQIPFNYGQGVEVITPKYDQQYEDIELDTRLDAAVDDAERDLILEQSETYTKRKSINFIGVKKNRTGEAKPSFYDVENLTLNYSYNKMEHRDFEIERSVDKQVRAGVNYAYNFEPKLIEPFKKNDSLFTGKYWKFLKELNFNVLPASFTINTDLNRQFNRQKFRDLDLTGNNIGLEELYRRNYNFDYQYNLNWNLTKSLQVNYSSSNNNIVRNYFKDNIINGEPDPLLDVWDGFFDFGDPNRQQQQIGINYEIPLSKIPTLSFLKATYSYSGLFQWQKGSDLFGNLVGNDGLTYNLGNTISNGNTHNINSTLDMNKLYKYLGISAKAKSRGNKVSRTSRTAGPPGIANKEKEKAKKAGDGIGSKLGNFGIGLLTSIKRIQAVYSETNGTFLPGYLQTPGFLGTAKPTIGYTFGSQSDVRDLAARNGWLTAFPDFNQQYTTNQTKQLDLSANLEPFSDLKIDLVGFRTYAENYTENYRVENGQYVSLTPNTFGNFSISSFTLPTAFGKSDETSSQAFDDFRSNRLDIARRLAVQNGSDPNDVDADGYPKGFGKTSQQVLLPAFVSAYTGQNTSKTKLGALRNVPIPNWDVKYSGFMKMKWFKKRFKRFSLTHGYRSSYSIGQFRTNLDFDGIDYGLDYDLQPSEDLDQAGNFKSENLYSSVTLTEMFSPLFRFDMEMKNSVRILLEMRKDRMLSLSFDNNLMTEIAGNEYVVGLGYRIKDLRIKSNLAGPKKAIVSDLIMSADLSVRDNKTIIRYLDLENNQITNGQTIWGLKYNAEYAFSKNLTGVFYFDYSFSEYAISTAFPQTTIRSGLTLRYNFGN